In Pedobacter heparinus DSM 2366, the following are encoded in one genomic region:
- a CDS encoding RNA polymerase sigma factor has product MKLHKPDLTLVDEKELVALLQKGDKGAFGELYHRYKRKLYYNFRKLLKSESQAEELLQQLFVKIWENRLSLDPDKVFKAYLFRIAENLVYDFFRKASRDKNMGAILMTVATENYSHIEEAIYSKEREALINRAVASLPPQRRHVFTLCKLEGKTYEEVSVELGISTSTINDHIVKATRSVREYLFVSKEFALLFLLAFFIK; this is encoded by the coding sequence TTGAAACTACATAAACCTGATTTAACTTTGGTGGATGAAAAAGAACTCGTTGCCCTTTTACAAAAGGGCGATAAAGGTGCCTTTGGGGAATTATACCATCGCTATAAACGGAAATTATATTACAATTTTCGGAAACTGCTGAAATCCGAAAGCCAGGCAGAAGAATTGCTGCAGCAGCTGTTTGTAAAAATATGGGAAAATCGCCTTTCACTAGATCCAGATAAAGTATTTAAGGCTTATTTATTCCGAATTGCCGAGAACCTGGTCTATGATTTTTTCAGAAAGGCAAGCCGTGATAAAAATATGGGGGCAATTTTGATGACCGTTGCGACGGAAAACTACTCGCATATTGAAGAGGCTATTTATAGCAAAGAAAGAGAAGCTCTTATCAACCGGGCCGTAGCATCCCTGCCACCTCAACGCCGTCACGTTTTTACCCTTTGTAAACTGGAAGGCAAAACTTACGAGGAAGTTAGCGTAGAATTGGGGATATCTACCTCAACGATTAATGATCATATTGTTAAGGCAACACGTTCTGTTAGAGAATATCTTTTCGTGTCTAAAGAGTTTGCACTGCTGTTTTTGCTGGCATTTTTCATTAAATAA
- a CDS encoding sodium:solute symporter: MSAADWSVLILTLVVIVVYGIYKSRGAQNIQGYLLGNQSLPWYHVCLSVMATQASAITFLSAPGLAYSSGMSFVQFYFGLPLAMIVLCITFVPIFHRLKVYTAYEYLEQRFDLKTRALTAFLFLIQRGLSTGITIYAPSIILSTILNINTTYTTLFIGSLVIFYTVYGGTKAVSYTQMLQMSIIFCGLFAAGIMVVHLLPGDIGFSRAISIAGKMGRTNAIDFKLDLNNQYTVWTGLIGGFFLQLSYFGTDQSQVGRYLSGASVSQSRLGLLMNGLVKIPMQFLILLIGVLVFTFYQYNRPPIFFNSFELNKLEKSSYAPELDQIKVNYNRAFEEKQQEVNQMNAALDANDKARIDTQRKALQAADEKEKAIRKQVTDLMVKNDEHANIKDNNYIFLSFVTQYLPKGLIGLLIAIIFLASMGSTASALNSLASTTVIDIYKRLIKKDGSDHQYLQASRLATVFWGVVCIIMALYASKIGNLLEAVNILGSYIYGTILGVFLVAFYVKQVNGRAVFIAALLTEAIIVLLGSRDVVAYLWLNVIGCVLVVLISLLVQQVMRKEK, encoded by the coding sequence ATGAGTGCTGCAGACTGGTCCGTATTGATCTTAACGCTAGTTGTCATAGTAGTTTATGGCATTTACAAGAGCCGAGGAGCGCAAAATATTCAGGGTTACCTGCTGGGCAATCAATCGCTGCCCTGGTACCATGTATGCCTTTCTGTAATGGCTACCCAGGCCAGTGCCATCACTTTTTTATCAGCTCCCGGCCTGGCCTATTCTTCAGGAATGAGCTTTGTACAGTTTTATTTCGGACTGCCATTGGCGATGATCGTCCTGTGCATCACCTTTGTGCCCATATTTCACCGCCTAAAGGTATACACCGCTTATGAATATCTGGAACAAAGGTTTGACCTGAAAACCAGGGCATTAACGGCCTTTCTTTTTTTAATTCAACGGGGTCTTTCAACTGGGATTACCATTTATGCCCCTTCGATTATTTTATCAACTATACTGAATATCAATACCACTTATACTACTTTGTTTATTGGTAGCCTGGTCATATTTTATACCGTCTATGGTGGTACTAAAGCCGTTTCTTATACACAGATGCTACAAATGAGCATCATCTTTTGCGGACTGTTTGCCGCAGGCATTATGGTGGTACACCTGCTTCCCGGCGACATCGGTTTCAGCCGGGCCATTAGCATAGCCGGAAAGATGGGGCGCACAAATGCCATAGATTTTAAATTGGACCTGAACAACCAATATACGGTATGGACCGGCTTGATAGGTGGTTTCTTTTTGCAGCTTTCTTATTTTGGTACCGACCAGAGCCAGGTAGGCAGGTATTTATCGGGCGCCTCTGTTAGCCAGAGCAGGCTGGGCTTGTTGATGAACGGCCTGGTAAAAATACCGATGCAGTTCCTGATCCTGCTGATCGGGGTATTGGTATTCACCTTTTATCAGTATAACCGTCCACCCATCTTCTTCAACAGTTTTGAACTGAATAAGCTGGAAAAGAGCAGCTATGCGCCTGAACTTGATCAAATAAAGGTAAACTATAACCGTGCTTTTGAAGAAAAACAGCAGGAAGTAAATCAAATGAATGCAGCACTTGATGCAAATGATAAAGCACGCATTGATACACAGAGAAAGGCTCTACAGGCAGCCGATGAGAAAGAAAAGGCCATCAGAAAACAGGTTACTGATTTGATGGTAAAGAATGATGAGCATGCCAATATAAAAGACAATAATTATATCTTTTTGAGTTTTGTAACGCAATATTTGCCAAAAGGGTTAATAGGTTTGCTGATTGCCATTATTTTCCTGGCCTCTATGGGCTCCACAGCAAGTGCTTTAAATTCACTGGCTTCTACAACAGTAATAGACATTTATAAGCGGCTGATCAAAAAAGATGGTTCAGATCACCAATATCTGCAGGCATCGCGGCTGGCGACAGTTTTTTGGGGGGTAGTTTGTATCATAATGGCTTTATATGCCAGTAAAATTGGCAATTTACTGGAAGCTGTAAATATATTAGGCTCTTATATTTATGGTACTATACTGGGTGTTTTCCTGGTCGCTTTTTATGTAAAGCAAGTAAACGGGAGGGCTGTGTTCATTGCAGCTTTGCTAACCGAAGCTATTATCGTGCTGCTGGGTAGTCGGGATGTTGTTGCATACCTGTGGTTAAACGTGATTGGCTGTGTGCTGGTGGTGTTGATATCCCTGCTGGTTCAACAAGTCATGCGTAAAGAAAAATAG